In a genomic window of Streptomyces sp. NBC_01231:
- a CDS encoding DUF4314 domain-containing protein, translated as MTYKKGDRIALVHTTDPHTELKPGDEGTVHRFDANLSILSVNWDSGSTLSMLLDDGDEVRAA; from the coding sequence ATGACCTACAAGAAGGGCGACCGCATCGCCCTCGTACACACCACCGACCCGCACACCGAACTCAAGCCCGGCGACGAAGGCACCGTCCACCGGTTCGACGCCAACCTCTCCATCCTCTCCGTGAACTGGGATAGCGGCTCCACCCTCTCGATGCTCCTCGACGACGGCGACGAAGTGCGCGCCGCATAG
- a CDS encoding DNA cytosine methyltransferase, which yields MATFIDLLCGAGGSSTGLVEAGHELILGINHWRLAIETHAANHPKCEHAVMSLTDGFPMRMLPKADALWASVICTEISPAGGKPRETNQLDLLDLLQEERDEWESLTKDAFEATRVTAWCVVRAAEAKRFKAIVVENVVEFGLDWILFMTWLQAMELLGYRYQIVCVSSAHVGDDVNLRAPQWRDRMYVVFTRKTMRKPDLEPRPLAPCVDCGEDVHAVQSWTKTEGLRIGKYRRDYIYRCPNTRCRHSMVEPYVRPASDIIDWRDLGKRIGDRKKPLADTTMDRIRSGRAKFPWRPYAISLAHGKDGGDRAFAVEDRPLPARTVKQGDALLVPTGGSWNTDAVPLDVPMRTRTTRESEALLTMDPFIIEYRNHATASPASDPLSVVTAQGNHHGLVTHAGTALERARNTLVVPYRKAAVKTAAEPVHTLSTRDSAALVQNAPDINDCYFRMLKPREQLEGQRFPAKYVVYGNQAEQTAQAGNAVSVNVARWIGQRLEPVL from the coding sequence ATGGCCACCTTTATCGACCTGCTGTGCGGCGCAGGCGGCAGCAGCACCGGGCTCGTCGAAGCCGGGCACGAACTGATTCTTGGCATCAACCACTGGCGTTTGGCCATCGAGACGCACGCCGCCAACCATCCGAAGTGTGAACACGCTGTCATGAGCCTCACCGACGGCTTCCCGATGCGCATGCTGCCCAAGGCTGATGCCCTGTGGGCATCTGTCATCTGCACCGAGATCAGTCCCGCGGGCGGGAAGCCGCGAGAGACGAACCAACTCGACCTGCTCGACCTGCTGCAGGAGGAACGCGACGAGTGGGAGTCCCTGACCAAGGACGCCTTCGAGGCGACCCGGGTCACCGCCTGGTGTGTCGTACGAGCCGCTGAGGCGAAGCGGTTCAAGGCCATCGTCGTCGAGAACGTCGTCGAATTCGGCCTCGACTGGATCCTGTTCATGACCTGGCTCCAGGCCATGGAACTGCTCGGATACCGGTACCAGATCGTGTGCGTCAGCAGCGCCCACGTCGGCGACGACGTCAACCTGCGCGCCCCGCAGTGGCGTGACCGGATGTACGTGGTCTTCACCCGCAAGACCATGCGCAAGCCCGACCTGGAGCCCAGGCCGCTCGCTCCCTGCGTCGACTGCGGTGAGGACGTGCACGCGGTCCAGTCGTGGACCAAAACCGAGGGCCTGCGCATCGGGAAGTACCGGCGCGACTACATCTACCGCTGCCCCAACACCCGCTGCCGTCACTCCATGGTCGAGCCGTACGTACGCCCGGCCAGCGACATCATCGACTGGAGAGACCTCGGGAAGAGAATCGGCGATCGCAAGAAGCCCCTCGCGGACACCACGATGGACCGCATCCGCTCGGGCCGTGCCAAGTTCCCCTGGCGCCCCTACGCGATCTCGCTCGCCCACGGCAAGGACGGCGGGGACAGGGCGTTCGCCGTTGAGGACCGACCACTGCCCGCGCGGACGGTGAAACAGGGCGACGCGCTCCTGGTGCCGACCGGCGGCTCATGGAACACCGACGCCGTCCCCCTCGACGTGCCGATGCGTACTCGCACCACCCGCGAGAGCGAAGCCCTCCTGACCATGGACCCGTTCATCATCGAGTACCGCAACCACGCCACCGCCAGCCCCGCGAGCGACCCGCTCAGCGTCGTCACCGCCCAGGGCAACCACCACGGCCTCGTCACCCACGCCGGCACAGCCCTCGAGCGTGCGCGGAACACCCTCGTCGTGCCGTACCGCAAGGCCGCGGTGAAGACGGCCGCCGAACCCGTCCACACCCTCTCCACCCGCGACTCAGCCGCTCTGGTGCAAAACGCCCCGGACATCAACGACTGCTACTTCCGGATGCTCAAGCCCCGCGAACAGCTCGAAGGGCAGCGGTTCCCGGCCAAGTACGTCGTCTACGGCAACCAGGCCGAGCAGACCGCGCAGGCAGGCAACGCGGTCTCGGTCAACGTCGCCCGGTGGATCGGCCAGCGATTGGAGCCCGTCCTGTGA
- a CDS encoding PD-(D/E)XK nuclease family protein: protein MSVATVDGIAPSIWDAAHDVDARRPRSRQTQLGASDTVCGRRAAYILHGVTPTDHPDKRAAILGTFIHHGLLESARTEYGWLVERSVQDDLIRGHIDVVQLDAATAARLPARHRPAIPADVLTVEDVKTKSTYLWDRVLRYGATAAELRQVQLYAGALLEVGFEDVPGQRYLSRLGPLDIARIRFRFINRDSGAEHVQEIDFNPQRAAEAQWWVERVRETGSPEEMPRDFNGPGLDAICDYCPFRSLCWPGTAPGVPEQTALIRNDADREQALIEYVKGHELASEGERIKKFARKKLDQSPEGIYGPNKLSWRGGNDEEKDDVETMVDLHEVAGIPVPMTPDVNRMVKNLKDAGLAIPRRKTGKKTPAVINIAPA, encoded by the coding sequence ATGTCCGTAGCCACCGTCGACGGCATCGCACCATCCATCTGGGATGCCGCACACGACGTGGACGCCCGTCGCCCCCGCTCTCGGCAGACCCAGCTCGGAGCGTCCGACACCGTGTGTGGCCGACGCGCTGCCTACATCCTGCACGGCGTCACCCCGACCGACCATCCCGACAAGAGAGCGGCGATCCTCGGGACGTTCATCCACCACGGGCTGCTGGAGTCGGCGCGCACGGAGTACGGATGGCTGGTTGAACGCAGCGTCCAGGATGACCTGATCCGAGGACACATCGACGTCGTACAGCTCGACGCGGCGACCGCCGCGCGCCTGCCTGCTCGCCACAGACCAGCGATACCGGCCGACGTTCTGACCGTGGAGGACGTGAAGACCAAGTCCACGTATCTGTGGGATCGCGTTCTCCGGTACGGGGCCACGGCCGCCGAGCTGCGACAGGTCCAGCTGTACGCGGGCGCTCTGCTCGAGGTCGGCTTCGAGGACGTGCCCGGCCAGCGATATCTGTCCCGCCTGGGGCCACTGGACATCGCTCGTATCCGCTTCCGCTTCATCAACCGGGACTCCGGCGCGGAACACGTCCAGGAGATCGACTTCAACCCTCAGCGCGCGGCCGAGGCGCAGTGGTGGGTGGAACGTGTGCGCGAGACCGGCAGCCCTGAGGAGATGCCCCGCGACTTCAACGGCCCCGGTTTGGACGCCATCTGCGACTACTGCCCGTTCCGCTCCCTGTGCTGGCCGGGGACAGCTCCCGGCGTGCCCGAGCAGACGGCGCTCATCCGCAACGACGCCGACCGCGAACAGGCGCTCATCGAGTACGTGAAGGGACACGAACTCGCCAGCGAGGGCGAAAGGATCAAGAAGTTCGCACGCAAGAAGCTCGACCAGTCCCCGGAGGGGATCTACGGCCCCAACAAGCTGTCCTGGCGCGGAGGCAACGACGAGGAGAAGGACGACGTGGAGACGATGGTCGACCTGCATGAGGTCGCCGGAATCCCGGTCCCGATGACGCCGGACGTCAACCGCATGGTCAAGAACCTCAAGGACGCAGGACTGGCGATTCCCCGGCGGAAGACCGGCAAGAAGACGCCCGCGGTCATCAACATCGCGCCGGCCTGA
- a CDS encoding ATP-binding protein, whose product MNAPAGTAKPPAVKLKTRKPTGIVPWPLLLIEGEEGAGKSYAAAEFSSSDRIGQMYWIDLDEGSADEYAAIEGADYEVIDHDGTYRDILEQVEAVHAEARRAAAAGEPPVVLTIDSGSALWRMLTNWTYERGRRTRKNRALLQEDPDAAYDIGRNLWNDATERWNRIIYLLRTLPGIAIVLARGKQVSATDDNGQPIQNKSEWKVSAQKDLGFDSSCWVRMTRNADPQVIKVRSLRMRVDQRKPLTLRDFTIEDLVFNKLGCSVQSQPRNMPALVGDLVQPWLARVAGLTDRKELEALWRAVPDPVNRLSHDEILTVRAAAEQRAAELDSPRREMGDGPLSDADKLRAAAQRKAAEQDADAEQ is encoded by the coding sequence GTGAACGCACCAGCGGGCACCGCAAAGCCGCCCGCCGTCAAGCTCAAGACCCGCAAGCCGACGGGGATCGTCCCATGGCCTCTCCTGCTCATCGAGGGCGAGGAGGGCGCCGGCAAGAGCTACGCGGCCGCCGAGTTCTCCAGCAGCGACCGCATCGGGCAGATGTACTGGATCGACCTCGACGAAGGGTCGGCAGATGAGTACGCGGCCATCGAGGGCGCCGACTACGAGGTCATCGACCACGACGGCACGTACCGAGACATCCTTGAACAGGTGGAAGCCGTGCATGCCGAGGCCCGGCGCGCGGCAGCTGCGGGTGAACCTCCGGTCGTCCTGACCATCGACTCGGGGTCGGCCCTGTGGCGGATGCTCACCAACTGGACCTACGAGCGTGGCCGCCGGACGAGGAAGAACCGGGCGCTGCTCCAGGAGGACCCGGACGCGGCGTACGACATCGGGCGGAATCTGTGGAACGACGCCACAGAGCGGTGGAACAGGATCATCTACCTGTTGCGCACACTGCCTGGTATCGCCATCGTGCTGGCCCGCGGGAAGCAGGTCAGCGCGACGGACGACAACGGTCAGCCGATCCAGAACAAGAGCGAGTGGAAGGTGTCGGCCCAGAAGGACCTGGGCTTCGATTCATCGTGCTGGGTGCGCATGACGCGCAACGCCGACCCACAGGTCATCAAAGTCCGGTCGCTCCGGATGCGTGTCGATCAACGGAAGCCGCTGACGCTTCGGGACTTCACCATCGAGGACCTGGTCTTCAACAAGCTGGGCTGCTCCGTCCAGTCCCAGCCGCGCAACATGCCCGCGCTCGTCGGCGACCTTGTGCAGCCCTGGCTCGCCCGCGTCGCCGGGCTCACGGACAGGAAGGAACTTGAGGCGCTGTGGCGTGCCGTCCCGGATCCGGTGAACCGCCTGAGCCACGACGAGATCCTCACCGTCCGGGCTGCCGCCGAGCAGCGTGCGGCTGAACTCGACAGTCCGCGACGCGAGATGGGGGACGGCCCGCTGTCCGACGCCGACAAGCTCCGCGCCGCCGCCCAGCGCAAGGCCGCCGAGCAGGACGCGGACGCCGAGCAGTGA
- a CDS encoding phospholipase D-like domain-containing protein, protein MRRIRTAVSAVALAVAAATLTTPGAAVVTSSVRTAPAAAAVPVSLSEVRNYTWFNTKPSNDKEDMHAGVVQHVGRLIDAASPGATLSLTLYFFNREEIVAALRSAAARGVHVRVVVDGDMVGNGWHNALKAIPSIRLVECDPRPSGAAPVRGCMSDHIGKSPLNKRPVNHNKFMTISSVQLAGGGTARNVLYVSSANLDFFRAYESALTISHAGLYQDYLRYFNDLMRYGSSGKVNNDYGKTFRAGAHRVYTFPRESNDPIAAILRGTRCGRSGQTRIDLANFRIQRQAVVKELIAARTRGCKVRVVTGENTLAAVQDLARAMPVHYCGRTNRGGVPVHEKFMIVRRGSQSMLYVGSHNLTYRALRQNDEAILALRNHAVTGPYKQRFDWLHAECKPFVWPTTEADSDENND, encoded by the coding sequence ATGCGACGCATACGTACTGCCGTATCGGCCGTGGCACTAGCAGTTGCTGCGGCTACTCTCACGACACCTGGAGCTGCCGTCGTCACCTCGAGTGTGAGAACCGCCCCAGCTGCTGCGGCAGTTCCCGTATCCCTCTCGGAAGTACGCAACTACACCTGGTTCAACACCAAGCCCAGCAATGACAAGGAAGACATGCACGCCGGCGTCGTCCAACATGTAGGCCGCCTCATCGACGCCGCTTCACCGGGCGCGACACTCTCCCTCACCCTTTACTTCTTCAACAGGGAGGAGATCGTCGCAGCTCTCCGCAGTGCCGCTGCCCGTGGGGTGCACGTCCGTGTCGTCGTCGATGGGGACATGGTCGGCAATGGCTGGCACAACGCCCTCAAGGCAATTCCGTCGATCAGACTCGTGGAGTGCGACCCGAGGCCCTCCGGAGCAGCTCCGGTCCGCGGCTGTATGAGCGACCACATCGGCAAGTCACCACTCAACAAGCGGCCGGTCAACCACAACAAGTTCATGACGATATCCAGCGTGCAACTGGCGGGAGGCGGAACCGCGAGGAACGTACTCTACGTTTCCAGCGCGAACCTCGACTTCTTCAGGGCGTATGAAAGCGCCCTCACTATCAGTCACGCTGGCCTGTACCAGGACTACCTCAGGTACTTCAACGACCTCATGCGCTACGGCAGTTCCGGAAAAGTCAACAATGATTACGGCAAGACCTTCAGGGCGGGCGCCCATCGTGTGTACACGTTCCCTCGCGAAAGCAACGATCCGATCGCCGCCATCCTCAGGGGCACCAGGTGCGGGCGTTCGGGGCAGACGCGGATCGACCTGGCGAACTTCAGGATTCAGCGGCAGGCCGTGGTAAAGGAACTCATAGCCGCGCGTACGCGGGGCTGCAAGGTCAGAGTCGTAACTGGTGAGAACACGCTGGCAGCTGTGCAGGACCTCGCTCGCGCCATGCCCGTCCATTACTGCGGCCGCACGAACCGCGGCGGTGTTCCGGTGCACGAAAAATTCATGATCGTGCGTCGGGGCTCTCAGTCGATGCTCTACGTCGGCAGCCACAACCTCACCTATAGGGCGCTGCGCCAGAACGACGAGGCCATCCTCGCGCTGCGGAACCACGCAGTCACTGGACCTTACAAGCAACGGTTCGACTGGCTGCACGCCGAATGTAAGCCCTTTGTCTGGCCGACTACTGAGGCTGACAGTGACGAGAACAACGACTGA
- a CDS encoding RICIN domain-containing protein, whose amino-acid sequence MSTGPVKGMLEPRNDCAQATLFRMENRNVDHVGGVRLLPAHSNHCLGIVGNDTGEGAEAIEKRCTGGADQQFLIRKN is encoded by the coding sequence ATGAGTACCGGCCCGGTCAAAGGCATGCTCGAGCCCCGCAACGACTGCGCTCAGGCCACCCTGTTCCGCATGGAAAACCGCAACGTGGACCATGTTGGCGGCGTCCGTCTTCTCCCAGCCCATAGCAACCATTGCCTCGGCATTGTCGGCAACGACACCGGCGAAGGGGCCGAGGCGATCGAGAAACGCTGTACCGGCGGAGCCGATCAGCAGTTCCTCATTCGGAAGAACTGA
- a CDS encoding peptidoglycan-binding protein — protein sequence MPDLWLPGAERHPLGDTAPTDTQYDPRVIWHITWDKNASAAKPADLVSFDKLVQYFTGGGKGVAPHLLWDPFTGRTAQFYPANSRAKSVVDLAGGTRTNRTGKVCLQVETLFFPYCRVDGKSYATVRDTPAKGLDKILAWARSWGVPDTWPMGAPAWKANRSEHTWETEGGHYGHGQTPENQHTDPGPMPTWPITSTPVPGPSAFPGRTAFGPGKSNASILLLGQQLVRKGYGKHYRVGPSRDWGEADRLNVVDFQHAQNWTGSDADGYPGPETWRRLFA from the coding sequence ATGCCTGATCTCTGGCTGCCTGGCGCCGAGCGGCACCCGCTCGGCGACACCGCACCCACCGACACGCAGTACGACCCACGCGTCATCTGGCACATCACGTGGGACAAGAACGCCAGCGCAGCCAAGCCGGCTGATCTCGTGTCATTCGACAAGCTCGTGCAGTACTTCACCGGCGGCGGCAAGGGAGTCGCGCCGCACCTGCTCTGGGATCCCTTCACTGGCAGGACCGCCCAGTTCTATCCGGCGAACAGCCGGGCCAAGTCGGTCGTCGACCTCGCAGGCGGCACTCGTACCAACCGCACCGGGAAGGTGTGTCTCCAAGTCGAGACGTTGTTCTTCCCGTACTGCCGCGTGGACGGGAAGTCGTACGCGACCGTCCGGGACACTCCGGCCAAGGGTCTCGACAAGATCCTTGCCTGGGCTCGGAGTTGGGGGGTGCCGGACACCTGGCCCATGGGCGCCCCGGCCTGGAAGGCGAACCGCAGCGAGCACACCTGGGAGACGGAGGGCGGGCACTACGGCCACGGCCAGACGCCCGAGAACCAGCACACCGACCCGGGGCCGATGCCGACGTGGCCCATCACGTCGACGCCAGTGCCGGGGCCGTCGGCGTTCCCCGGCCGCACCGCCTTCGGCCCCGGCAAGTCGAACGCTTCGATTCTCCTGCTGGGCCAGCAGCTCGTGCGCAAGGGCTACGGCAAGCACTACCGCGTCGGCCCGTCCCGCGACTGGGGTGAGGCAGACCGCCTCAACGTCGTCGACTTCCAGCATGCCCAGAACTGGACCGGCTCCGATGCCGACGGCTACCCCGGCCCGGAGACCTGGCGCCGTCTCTTCGCCTGA
- a CDS encoding phage tail family protein produces MATITQQWQVDFAGVLMGPGTPYPVSEITGLGTPEVRAQDVELPTDDGSFPGVDYYSPRMVTIEAGIRTPGDPQAAVDALAALDQAAADPATRKSAGALQTLRLWWPGRTSAKRLYGRVRRVEAVSMAQAIYGWIPITLEFTATAPEWHDDNEQQTTLPLARDNDEEGFTAPVTAPITTGVANPQERPGWVTNAGDLAAWPSLTIKGPVVNPRIWITETGRVLNLALTLGESDILQIDTRPGTRWVLRNGGNAAYALSAESRLDLFQIPPRRTSEVRWTGADYTNSTRLTVSWRDAYTAL; encoded by the coding sequence ATGGCGACGATCACCCAGCAGTGGCAGGTCGACTTCGCGGGCGTCCTCATGGGCCCCGGCACGCCGTACCCGGTCAGCGAGATCACCGGGCTGGGGACACCCGAAGTCCGCGCCCAAGACGTCGAGTTGCCTACGGACGACGGCTCGTTCCCAGGGGTGGACTACTACAGCCCTCGCATGGTGACGATTGAGGCCGGCATCCGCACACCGGGCGACCCGCAGGCCGCCGTCGACGCGCTCGCCGCACTCGACCAGGCCGCCGCCGACCCGGCAACCCGGAAGAGCGCGGGCGCCCTGCAGACCCTGCGGCTCTGGTGGCCGGGTCGTACCAGCGCCAAACGGCTCTACGGCAGGGTCCGCCGAGTCGAGGCCGTGTCCATGGCGCAGGCCATCTACGGCTGGATCCCGATCACCCTGGAGTTCACCGCGACCGCGCCCGAGTGGCACGACGACAACGAGCAGCAGACCACGTTGCCCCTCGCTCGCGACAACGACGAGGAAGGCTTCACCGCTCCTGTGACCGCACCGATCACGACCGGCGTGGCAAATCCTCAGGAGCGGCCCGGCTGGGTCACCAACGCCGGTGACTTGGCTGCCTGGCCCTCCTTGACGATCAAGGGCCCGGTCGTGAATCCCCGCATCTGGATCACGGAGACCGGCCGTGTCCTCAACCTCGCGCTGACGCTGGGCGAGAGCGACATCCTTCAGATCGACACCCGCCCCGGGACACGCTGGGTGCTGCGCAACGGCGGCAACGCCGCGTACGCCCTGTCTGCCGAATCTCGCCTGGACCTCTTTCAGATCCCGCCCCGTCGGACCAGCGAAGTCCGGTGGACCGGCGCGGACTACACCAACTCCACCCGTCTCACGGTGTCCTGGCGCGACGCCTACACAGCCCTATAA